The following are from one region of the bacterium genome:
- a CDS encoding group II intron reverse transcriptase/maturase, whose translation GEQVMGWLRELFTGLHLKVNEAKSAVDLAMRRKVLGYSFWLGPGGGVKRRVAKKAQDKLKERVRHTTRRI comes from the coding sequence GGGGAGCAGGTGATGGGCTGGTTGCGGGAGCTGTTCACGGGGCTCCATCTGAAGGTGAACGAGGCCAAGAGCGCGGTGGATCTGGCGATGCGCCGCAAGGTGCTGGGCTACAGCTTCTGGCTGGGACCCGGCGGTGGGGTGAAGCGCCGGGTGGCCAAGAAAGCCCAGGACAAGCTGAAGGAGCGAGTGCGTCACACGACGCGGCGCATTTGA
- a CDS encoding RidA family protein, translating to MKSTVNTPHAPAAIGPYSQGTICRSGSNLLFTAGQIALNPVSGELVGDTVEAQARQVLENLRAIIEAAGGSMGSVLKVTIYMKNMQDYAKINKVYATYFDELPPARSAVEVSRLPRDVLVEMEAVAELER from the coding sequence GTGAAATCCACAGTCAACACGCCGCACGCGCCCGCCGCCATCGGACCCTACAGCCAGGGCACGATTTGCCGCAGCGGAAGCAACCTGCTCTTCACAGCCGGGCAGATCGCCCTCAATCCGGTCTCGGGTGAACTGGTCGGCGACACGGTGGAGGCGCAAGCCCGCCAGGTGCTGGAGAACCTTCGCGCCATCATCGAAGCGGCCGGCGGGTCCATGGGCAGCGTGCTCAAGGTCACGATCTACATGAAAAACATGCAGGACTACGCCAAAATCAACAAGGTCTACGCCACTTACTTCGACGAGCTGCCCCCCGCCCGCAGCGCCGTGGAGGTGTCCCGCCTGCCCCGCGACGTGCTGGTGGAAATGGAGGCGGTGGCGGAGCTGGAGCGCTAG
- a CDS encoding DUF5683 domain-containing protein: MPRRLLLGLLVLIPLLAAAEAPRAAEVDSLSLLQGRRAMWRSAALGGWGQATNGQWLKALFFSGAELSIVAGAVGQHREWRHWQQRRREASDPLMIDFTMRREDFYLRDRNKLIWWWMWVKLASVLDAYVSGSMSNFDAGWEERGSGSGWSLEPVVLATGTPGVGLAIRLP; encoded by the coding sequence GTGCCGCGGCGGCTGCTGCTGGGACTCCTCGTGCTGATACCCCTCCTCGCCGCGGCCGAGGCGCCACGGGCGGCCGAGGTGGACAGCCTGTCCCTGCTCCAGGGGCGACGCGCCATGTGGCGCAGCGCCGCCCTGGGTGGCTGGGGCCAGGCCACCAACGGGCAATGGTTGAAAGCCCTGTTCTTCTCGGGGGCGGAACTCTCCATCGTGGCGGGCGCCGTGGGGCAGCACCGCGAGTGGCGTCACTGGCAGCAGCGGCGCCGGGAGGCGAGCGACCCCCTCATGATCGACTTCACCATGCGCCGGGAGGACTTCTACCTGCGGGACCGCAACAAGCTCATCTGGTGGTGGATGTGGGTCAAGCTGGCCTCCGTCCTGGATGCCTACGTCAGCGGTTCCATGTCCAACTTCGACGCCGGCTGGGAGGAGAGGGGATCCGGGTCGGGCTGGTCGCTGGAACCGGTCGTCCTCGCCACAGGGACGCCGGGGGTGGGACTGGCCATCCGGCTTCCTTGA
- a CDS encoding sodium-dependent transporter, translated as MREAQGARPVWGSRLGFILAAAGSAIGLGNIWKFPYITGENGGGLFVLIYLGCVALVGLPIMVAEVLLGRASRQSPVGAFENLSGRPTAWSFTGWLGVGAGFIILSYYSVVAGWALNYILLSLMDRFRHLDAQQTVAVFDQLYSAGDITLFWHLLFMTATVGVVMGGVRRGIERACRLLMPALFVIIVLLVGYSVFLPNQGFLKALDFTFTPHPELLTRRSVLEALGHAFFTLSLGMGAMLTYGSYLDEKADLVRSSVQVVVLDSLIALLACLMVYPVLFSFGLPPAAGPGLVFKSLPMLLSQLPGGLLLALMFFTLIAFAALTSAISLLEVVSATLIDRLGWTRQRAALVAGGLICAFGIPSALSGDGRLFGAWAEIFGHNFFDTMDYLASNWMLPMGGLAIALYTGWVLPDSKRRAAFGAPEGGRAYGAFVLLLRWVTPVMVLLVLLHKIGLLQQLGVVGS; from the coding sequence ATGCGGGAGGCGCAGGGCGCACGACCCGTCTGGGGCAGCCGACTGGGCTTCATCCTGGCCGCGGCGGGCAGCGCCATCGGGCTGGGCAACATCTGGAAGTTCCCCTACATCACCGGGGAGAACGGGGGCGGCCTCTTCGTCCTCATCTATCTGGGATGCGTGGCCCTGGTCGGTCTGCCCATCATGGTGGCCGAGGTCTTGCTGGGGCGGGCCAGCCGCCAGAGTCCGGTGGGCGCCTTCGAGAACCTGAGCGGCCGGCCCACCGCCTGGTCCTTCACGGGATGGCTGGGCGTGGGCGCCGGCTTCATCATCCTCTCCTATTACAGCGTGGTGGCCGGCTGGGCGCTCAACTACATCCTCCTCTCCCTGATGGACCGCTTCCGCCACCTGGACGCGCAGCAGACCGTGGCGGTCTTCGACCAGCTTTACTCCGCGGGCGACATCACCCTTTTCTGGCACCTGCTCTTCATGACGGCGACGGTGGGGGTGGTGATGGGCGGAGTGCGCCGGGGCATCGAGCGGGCCTGCCGCCTGCTCATGCCCGCCCTCTTCGTCATCATCGTCTTGCTGGTCGGCTACTCGGTCTTCCTGCCCAACCAGGGTTTCCTCAAGGCCCTCGATTTCACCTTCACGCCCCACCCAGAGCTGCTCACCCGGCGCAGCGTGCTGGAGGCGTTGGGACACGCCTTCTTCACCCTTTCCCTGGGCATGGGCGCCATGCTCACCTACGGCTCCTATCTGGACGAGAAGGCCGACCTGGTGCGCAGCTCGGTGCAGGTGGTGGTGCTGGATTCCCTCATCGCCCTGCTCGCCTGCCTCATGGTCTATCCCGTGCTCTTCTCCTTCGGACTGCCGCCGGCGGCGGGTCCGGGCCTGGTCTTCAAGAGCCTGCCCATGCTGCTCTCGCAGCTGCCGGGCGGTCTCCTGCTCGCGCTCATGTTCTTCACGCTGATCGCCTTCGCCGCCCTCACCAGCGCCATCAGCCTGCTCGAGGTGGTGTCGGCCACATTGATCGACCGCCTGGGCTGGACGCGGCAGCGCGCCGCCCTGGTGGCCGGCGGGCTCATCTGCGCCTTCGGCATCCCCAGCGCCCTCTCCGGCGACGGGCGCCTCTTCGGCGCCTGGGCGGAGATCTTCGGCCACAATTTCTTCGACACGATGGACTACCTGGCCAGCAACTGGATGTTGCCCATGGGCGGTCTGGCCATCGCCCTCTACACCGGCTGGGTCCTGCCCGACAGCAAGCGGCGGGCGGCCTTCGGGGCGCCGGAGGGCGGCCGCGCCTATGGCGCCTTCGTCCTGCTGCTGCGCTGGGTGACCCCGGTGATGGTCCTGCTCGTCCTTCTCCACAAAATCGGCCTGCTGCAGCAACTGGGAGTGGTTGGTTCATGA
- the purF gene encoding amidophosphoribosyltransferase: MSYMRSLGGYCGIFGIYGVDQAASLAVLGLNALQHRGQESCGIVSTEGGRLHRRIGMGLVGEVFSRPEHVAGLPGTAAIGHTRYSTTGSSDYHNIQPIQVITKDGELAMAHNGNLTNSVALRRELEAEGAIFQTTTDSEVILHLLARSRGASWEERIREALSRLKGAFSLVFLSPEGMAVARDPLGFRPLAMGQLEGHPVFASESCAFDMIGARTLRDVEPGELLMVNGGPLHSVQVTPSPRRAHCIFEFVYFSRPDSKIFGENVDKTRRKLGKALAIEHPADEADIVLPVPDSSNTAALGYSRRSEAKFELGLIRNHYIGRTFIRPGQQSRVDGVRLKFNAVEGVLRDRRVVLVDDSVVRGTTMRKLILLLREAGATAVHVRIASPPVRHPCFYGMDFPDEDELAASGRDVEDLRILLGADSLSYLSQEGMLAATGMDPGSFCTACFSGDYPEEIIDAGLPAGVRLPARDRQPGGATPPPEESLS, from the coding sequence ATGAGCTACATGCGCAGCCTGGGCGGCTACTGTGGCATCTTCGGGATCTATGGCGTGGACCAAGCAGCCTCCCTGGCCGTGCTGGGTCTCAACGCCCTCCAGCATCGGGGACAGGAATCCTGCGGCATCGTCTCGACGGAGGGCGGCCGCCTGCACCGGCGTATCGGCATGGGCCTGGTGGGGGAGGTCTTCAGCCGGCCCGAGCATGTGGCCGGCCTGCCCGGCACGGCCGCCATCGGCCACACGCGCTACTCGACGACGGGCAGCAGCGACTACCACAACATCCAGCCCATCCAGGTCATCACCAAGGACGGCGAGCTGGCCATGGCCCACAACGGCAACCTGACCAATTCCGTCGCCCTGCGCCGGGAGTTGGAGGCCGAGGGCGCCATCTTCCAGACGACGACGGACTCGGAGGTCATCCTGCATCTTCTGGCGCGCAGCCGCGGCGCCAGCTGGGAGGAGCGCATCCGCGAGGCCCTCTCCCGCCTCAAAGGGGCCTTCTCCCTCGTCTTCCTCAGCCCGGAGGGCATGGCCGTCGCCCGCGACCCGCTCGGTTTCCGTCCCCTGGCCATGGGCCAGCTGGAGGGCCACCCCGTCTTCGCCAGCGAATCCTGCGCCTTCGACATGATCGGGGCGCGCACCCTGCGCGACGTGGAGCCCGGCGAGCTGCTCATGGTCAACGGCGGTCCGCTCCACAGCGTGCAGGTCACGCCCAGTCCGCGTCGCGCCCACTGCATCTTCGAGTTCGTCTACTTCAGCCGGCCGGACTCCAAGATCTTCGGCGAGAACGTGGACAAGACGCGGCGGAAGCTGGGCAAGGCCCTGGCCATCGAGCATCCCGCCGACGAGGCGGACATCGTCCTGCCCGTGCCCGACTCCTCCAACACGGCCGCCCTGGGTTACAGCCGGCGCAGCGAGGCCAAGTTCGAGCTGGGCCTCATCCGCAACCACTACATCGGCCGCACCTTCATCCGTCCCGGGCAGCAAAGCCGCGTGGACGGCGTGCGCCTCAAGTTCAATGCCGTGGAGGGAGTGCTGCGGGACCGCCGCGTGGTCCTGGTGGACGACAGCGTGGTGCGCGGCACGACCATGCGCAAGCTGATCCTCCTGCTGCGGGAGGCGGGCGCCACCGCCGTCCATGTGCGCATCGCCAGCCCGCCCGTGCGCCACCCCTGCTTCTATGGGATGGATTTCCCCGACGAGGACGAGCTGGCCGCCAGCGGCCGCGACGTGGAGGACCTGCGCATCCTGCTGGGGGCCGACTCCCTCAGCTACCTGAGCCAGGAGGGCATGCTGGCCGCCACGGGCATGGATCCCGGCTCCTTTTGCACCGCCTGCTTCTCCGGCGACTACCCGGAGGAGATCATTGACGCCGGGCTGCCCGCCGGAGTCCGCCTGCCCGCCCGGGACAGGCAGCCTGGCGGCGCCACCCCCCCACCGGAGGAGAGCCTTTCGTGA
- a CDS encoding response regulator: MRLLIVEDDGGSRTILEEHVGARGWTTCCAASPVQAEQLLSGREVDLVLSDIHLPGSSGTDHIRRFCERGLPVVVMTGFPSLETCLDSMRHGAAGYLVKPFKVAEFIAIAERVLAERRRLGDLEARIRQLEAELARRPLDFPTTGTGHEPEMEKR; the protein is encoded by the coding sequence ATGAGGCTGCTGATCGTGGAGGATGACGGCGGCAGCCGCACCATCCTCGAGGAGCATGTGGGCGCCCGCGGCTGGACGACCTGCTGCGCCGCCTCGCCCGTCCAGGCCGAACAGCTGCTGTCCGGCCGGGAGGTGGACCTGGTCTTGAGCGACATCCATCTGCCCGGCTCCAGCGGCACCGACCATATCCGCCGCTTTTGCGAGCGGGGCCTGCCCGTGGTGGTGATGACAGGCTTCCCCTCGCTGGAGACCTGCCTGGACAGCATGCGGCACGGCGCCGCCGGCTATCTGGTCAAACCCTTCAAGGTGGCCGAGTTCATCGCCATCGCCGAGCGGGTGTTGGCCGAGCGGCGGCGCCTGGGGGACCTGGAGGCGCGGATCCGCCAGCTGGAGGCGGAGTTGGCCCGCCGGCCCTTGGACTTTCCCACCACTGGAACAGGGCATGAGCCGGAAATGGAGAAGAGGTGA